AATTTAACTCTTTTTAACAGGATTATATTTGGATTTAGTTTTATCTTCAGAATTTATTTTTTATATAAGTGTAACATAACTATTCCATAAATCCCTCATGTCTTTAAAGTACTTGTCTTTGGTAATATAATATATTGTGTCAAGCTGCTTTACATGTACGGAGTGATAGTATCCTGCACTATTGGGTTTGGAATTGTTTGTTATATAGTACAAATCATAACTCGTAAAACCTCCAATATCGTAGTAAGGCAAAATACATTTAAGGCTGTCAATTCCCTTATTGAAATACTCATAGGCAATATTAGAATAGTACTTGTTTTGAGCTTCTTTAACGTGCCACCAATCATATAATCCCATTAGAGTAAAAATATATCCATTTAATGTATAGGAACTAGTAGTATTTACATACTCTTGAAAAAATATCTTGTTTCTTAAATTTGTGTCCAGTGCCTCCAGTGTATCCATCACACCTCCTTCTGAAACAGGTGTAATAAGATATTTTAGAGCTTTATTTCCAGCTTCTATATATTTTTTATCTCCCGTTATTTTAAATGCCCTTTCAAATACACTTAATGCCTGACCTTGTGCCATGCTCGATGTCCATCCCGGTTTCAAGTCATCATAGTGATTGTATGCAAAGTTATATTTTAGAGCACCTCTTTTATCCATATAATTAATTAAAAAATCCGCACAGTTTAAAAAACTTTTTTTCGTATCATTTCCATTTATATATTTGCCATACATAGACAATGCATACAATTCTACTGATACAGGGTTATAATAAAACTCATCATTATATTTATGCATAGGTATATTATTTGAATCGAACTTAAAATCAGCACAGTTTTCATAATTACTCTTTTCACAATCAAAATAGCACTTATAAGGACTATAATAATGACTCAATTCAGCTGAATATCCCTTTAACTTATACTCCTCTTTTGATTTAGATACTACTTGAATAAAATCGGGACAATATCTGTATTTTGTAGAAATTGGTTTTTTTACATCAGCTAACTTTTTATAGACAAGTACCTCATTTTTAATATACCTTGGTGCCTTACTCTTTAATATTGAATTATATCCTTTAATCGCAGAATCAAATTTTCCTAAAACATGATATTTTTTGCTTGTACAGAGCATTTCATTAAACATAACCTTTCCATTTTTACTATTTAAACTTACTGAAGCATGCCCTATATCGCTGCAAAAAATAATGATAATACTAAAAACTAAGAATACTTTTTTTACAAATTTCATCAGTTTTCTCCTTTTTAAATCAAATTTCTAATCCCTAGTATTATTTTTCAAATATGTAGTTTTTATTAAAGTTTTTATCTGATAGCTGCCTACTGTAACACTCCCACGCACACGGCGAAAGCGACTATCACCAAATCAAAGATTTGGGATATCTGCTTGCACTCTGTGAAAGCGACTATCACCAAATCAAAGATTTGGGATATCTGCTTTTCCCACTAAATAAGATTCATTGATATATTGCAGCATGGAACTAACTCATGTTATATATTTTTTAATATTCATAAAATTTTATCTAAATGCCGGAAATTACTTACTTTTTTTAATCCATAAATTATAAATACAATTCCTAAAATTGTAAGGGAAACAACTGCAATTAAATTTTGAATTTTATACATATGTGGTACATATGCAAGTACAAACGCAATACTATTAAATAACACATGAGAATACATACATAGGTATATTGATTTTGTTTTTACATAAACATATCCTAGTAAAACACCTAGTAAAAAGCCATTAATAAATTGGATTCCATTTAAGTGGACTATACCAAATAATAAAGTTGATACTATTATTGACTTTTTAACTGAATATTTCTTTAATAATCCTCCAAGTATAACTCCTCTAAATACAAATTCCTCCATAGCAGGTCCAACAATGCAAACATATATGATAAATGGCATTTGAATAATTTCACCAATAGATTTCAACATAGATTTAGGCATTAGTATTTTACTAAAAGGATCAAGCACAAAAATCACTAAATTATTGGAAATAACTTCAAATCCCACTATAGCTACAGTTACATAAAAAATATTTCTTATAGTAAATTTTTTATAAACTTCTTTTAAAAAAAGATCCTTATCTGACCTAATTATATAAAGTTTGTAAAATATAATTGTAGTTACAGCAAGTATCATTAATGCCATAATTGTATTGAGCATAAACATCTCTAATTGAGATTTGTCATTTATAGAAAAAGCTCTTGTAAAACCTCCTATAAGACACAGTATAATCACATAAATAATTGCAGCACCTACCGCATCCTTAACAGCCATTTTTTCAAATTCTAATGATTCATTTTCAATATTATATATAATCTTAAATGGATTTAAACTGTTCACAAATATCTCCCCCTCCAATTAACATATTCTATCCACAAATATAAAAAATTTTGTAATTAAATTATACTACTCATAAATTGATAAATATGTAAATTCTGCTAATTGTAATTGAAGATTTACCAAAAAATAAAAATGCACCTATAAATGTCAAAATAGAAACATTCATGGTACACTCTTTTCTTAAAATATATACTCCATATTCTAATGCTTTTTATTTAAAATTGTTTCAATCCAGTTAAAAATACGTTCACCTGCAATTAACTTAGCTCCAACCTGACAATGTTCTTCAGCTCCTTCTTCTTTAGTAAAAAGCATAAAATCCTTTTTACACTTGAGATTATCATAGAGAAGTTTTGCTTGTCCTTTAAAGTATCCTTCATTTTCAGTATCAATAACAAGTGTAGGACACTCAATTTTTTCTGCTGTTCCTTTAAGGTAATAATTTTCTGTTTTTAGGAAACACTCAGCAGGCGTCTTTGCGTCAAATACATACATTGCATTTGAAATTGACCACTTAATCGCTGAACTTTTTTTCATTTCTTCACACATACTGTTATTAACTTCTTCTGTATTATTACGCACATATTTGAAAAAACCTTCCCTTGAAAAATTAGAAGGTCTCCTGAACCCCATGAAATCATATACCCCTCCATTAGCAATGCAAGCTGCTATACGTTTTTCATATGCTGCCGCTCTTGGGGCAAGATATCCTCCAAAACTTTCCCCCATAAGCACAATACGATTTGGATCTATTTCTTTTCTTGAAATTAGATAATCTATTACAGGTGTTACAACTTTTTCATAATCATATCTAAAGAATAAATGCTGCTTTCTAACAGCTTCTCCCTGTCCAGGACCTTCAAAGGTAAAAAAGTTCATACCCCTTGCTAAGGCTGACATTGCCATTCCATAAAATTCTTCTTTAGTTCCATCAAATCCATTCACAACTACTAAAACAGGTTTTTTTTCATCTCCTCCATGATAAAAATGTCCTGGCAATGTTATATTTTCGTATGGTATTTTAACAGCTTCTATAACAGGTTTATTTAATTTCATAACCTTGGAAAAACATTTAACACCTGCATCATAGAGTTCATTTATTCTTGAATCATTTGGATTCTCATGCAAATAAAATTCAGCTGTCCTATAATAATTAGAAGCTCTGAGATATGCCCCTTTTGCACTAACCAAATGGCCTTCCAAATAACATTTGTCTGCAAATGCATGAATTCTCTTTGCAAGTTTAGTCCATTCTGTGCACCAACTTTCAAAATCTCCTTCCAATATCTTGTTTGCAGTTGAAATTACTTCTCCTATATCAGAAGCTCCAGAAACAGCTCCTCCAAGAAGTCTCAGTACCTGAAATGAAAATTGCTCATCTTTAAAAATTACCTTCATAATTAATTTTCTCCCTTCACTAATTGGCCAATATTAGGTATATTTAAGCTTCCTTTATGTACTCCTAATATTCTTTCAGCTATATCTTCACAAGCTTTAGCCTTTATTTTTAAATCTTCAAGATTTGTATGGAAAATTCCAGGATCAAACATAAATCCAGTAGCTACTAGCATATACTCTGCAGCTTGTTTTGGATACTTAGTATTAAATGCTCCCTCAATTACTCCCTGTTCTATAATTGAAGCATAAACAGGTATTAGTTTATTTATAGAATTTATAATAAATTTTTGGTGAACCCCAGCATTTTTTTCAGTATGAAGCTCTAAAAACAAATCATCTTGTCTTCTATTTAAGTCAAATTCAATTTTTGCAATTAAATTAAACTTTTGAATTGCATTTAGCTCTTCTCGTTTTTGAATATCAATAATTTTTCCAACTCTTTCTTCTGATAAATTTTCAAGTACTGCAAGAAAAACATCCTCTTTGGACTTATAGTAAATATAAAATGTACCTTGAGCTATACCTGCTAATTTTACAATGTCACTTATGACTGTCTTTTCATAGCCTTTTTCTCTAAACAGCCTTTGTGCTGCTTTTAATATATCTTTTTTCCTCTCTTCTGGTTCTTTAACTGTCCTGCTCATTTTTTCCTCCTCACTTTGAATGACATCATTCATTAAGTCTATAATATCATAATGAATGATGTCATTCAATAAAAAGTTATATTTAACTACTCTATGTTAAATATAAAGCAGTTAAATATAACTTTAATTTAAAATGTGCCTCCCTTTAAAACATTCATTAATTGTAATAAGTCCGTTTCATTAGCACCTTGCTTTTTTACCTTATGGTCGATAGACATATGGCTTTTACCTGATAAAGCAGATAAGCAGTATTGTGCTGCATCATACCCTGCTAAATTTTGCGATAATTTTTTCTTTTCCATTTTATCAATAGGAATTTTACTTATTAAATGCTTATTATTACTTTCATCTACTACATATGTACAATAATATTTTCCTACTTTTTCTGATATAACTTGTTTACTTTTTTTTGATTTCTTTGTATCATTGCTGCTATCTTTACTATCTGTTACTACAGGATAAGCATAAGAATTACCACTAGAAATACTATTTACAGATGAACTCATTTTTATACCTCCTTAATGGAATTTTTATTATATATTGTATATTATAGCATATTATTTTCTAACCTTGAAGAACAATGCCTTTGAGAAGTCCTCTGCTTACCTCATTTAAATAGAAGGTATAAGAATTACTAATGGGGCTTTGCAATATCTTTTACTTTAAAAACTTTGTCTTAGCTATCATTTTCTTATATGTATTGATTTTTTTCTCAAGATTCAGTATATTATCTTCTATTTTACTTTTTTCAAAAGTTAACCTATACATTTGCTCTTCTAATAATTTTAATCGTTCTTCCAGTGTTTTGTCTCCTTCATATC
The genomic region above belongs to Clostridium sp. AWRP and contains:
- a CDS encoding D-glucuronyl C5-epimerase family protein, whose protein sequence is MKFVKKVFLVFSIIIIFCSDIGHASVSLNSKNGKVMFNEMLCTSKKYHVLGKFDSAIKGYNSILKSKAPRYIKNEVLVYKKLADVKKPISTKYRYCPDFIQVVSKSKEEYKLKGYSAELSHYYSPYKCYFDCEKSNYENCADFKFDSNNIPMHKYNDEFYYNPVSVELYALSMYGKYINGNDTKKSFLNCADFLINYMDKRGALKYNFAYNHYDDLKPGWTSSMAQGQALSVFERAFKITGDKKYIEAGNKALKYLITPVSEGGVMDTLEALDTNLRNKIFFQEYVNTTSSYTLNGYIFTLMGLYDWWHVKEAQNKYYSNIAYEYFNKGIDSLKCILPYYDIGGFTSYDLYYITNNSKPNSAGYYHSVHVKQLDTIYYITKDKYFKDMRDLWNSYVTLI
- a CDS encoding type II CAAX endopeptidase family protein, giving the protein MNSLNPFKIIYNIENESLEFEKMAVKDAVGAAIIYVIILCLIGGFTRAFSINDKSQLEMFMLNTIMALMILAVTTIIFYKLYIIRSDKDLFLKEVYKKFTIRNIFYVTVAIVGFEVISNNLVIFVLDPFSKILMPKSMLKSIGEIIQMPFIIYVCIVGPAMEEFVFRGVILGGLLKKYSVKKSIIVSTLLFGIVHLNGIQFINGFLLGVLLGYVYVKTKSIYLCMYSHVLFNSIAFVLAYVPHMYKIQNLIAVVSLTILGIVFIIYGLKKVSNFRHLDKIL
- a CDS encoding alpha/beta fold hydrolase; the encoded protein is MKVIFKDEQFSFQVLRLLGGAVSGASDIGEVISTANKILEGDFESWCTEWTKLAKRIHAFADKCYLEGHLVSAKGAYLRASNYYRTAEFYLHENPNDSRINELYDAGVKCFSKVMKLNKPVIEAVKIPYENITLPGHFYHGGDEKKPVLVVVNGFDGTKEEFYGMAMSALARGMNFFTFEGPGQGEAVRKQHLFFRYDYEKVVTPVIDYLISRKEIDPNRIVLMGESFGGYLAPRAAAYEKRIAACIANGGVYDFMGFRRPSNFSREGFFKYVRNNTEEVNNSMCEEMKKSSAIKWSISNAMYVFDAKTPAECFLKTENYYLKGTAEKIECPTLVIDTENEGYFKGQAKLLYDNLKCKKDFMLFTKEEGAEEHCQVGAKLIAGERIFNWIETILNKKH
- a CDS encoding TetR/AcrR family transcriptional regulator, whose protein sequence is MSRTVKEPEERKKDILKAAQRLFREKGYEKTVISDIVKLAGIAQGTFYIYYKSKEDVFLAVLENLSEERVGKIIDIQKREELNAIQKFNLIAKIEFDLNRRQDDLFLELHTEKNAGVHQKFIINSINKLIPVYASIIEQGVIEGAFNTKYPKQAAEYMLVATGFMFDPGIFHTNLEDLKIKAKACEDIAERILGVHKGSLNIPNIGQLVKGEN